The DNA region atatcacaacattcacagcggggagagacggtacccgtgttctgtgtgtgggcaaggcttcaactgattgtccactcaagaaagaggcaaggacacctgcaccatggagaaaccatggaaatgtggggactgtgggaagagatacagatccccatcagagctggaagctcatcggcgcagtcacactggggagagaccattcacctgctctcagtgtgggaagggattcactcggttattccagctgcagatacaccagcgagttcacacaggggagaggcccttcacctgctctcagtgtgggaagggattcactcagtcatgcaccctgcagacacaccagcgagttcacacaggggagagaccattcacctgctctcagtgtgggaaggggttcagtcggTTATCCAAccttcagacacaccagcgacttcactctggtgagaggccattcacctgctctcagtgtgagaagggattca from Mustelus asterias unplaced genomic scaffold, sMusAst1.hap1.1 HAP1_SCAFFOLD_47, whole genome shotgun sequence includes:
- the LOC144483135 gene encoding uncharacterized protein LOC144483135, coding for MEKPWKCGDCGKRYRSPSELEAHRRSHTGERPFTCSQCGKGFTRLFQLQIHQRVHTGERPFTCSQCGKGFTQSCTLQTHQRVHTGERPFTCSQCGKGFSRLSNLQTHQRLHSGERPFTCSQCEKGFSHSSNLRTHQRVHTGMRPFTCSQCGKGFTRSSNLRAHKRVHTGERPFTCSQCGKRFTWSSVLLRHQRVHTGERPFTCSQCGTGFTVSSQLLRHQQVHE